One Candidatus Synechococcus calcipolaris G9 genomic window carries:
- the recR gene encoding recombination mediator RecR, producing the protein MSTVYTRPLARLIEHLQRLPGIGPKTAQRLALHLLKRPEAEIQALAQALVDAKQQVGVCSVCFHLSADPTCDICRAPQRDDSTLCVVADSRDVIAIEKTREYRGKYHVLGGLISPMEGITPDHLHLHPLIQRASQPQITEIILAINPSIEGETTTLYVGQLLKPFAKVTRIAFGLPVGGDLEYADEITLARALEGRRELDWR; encoded by the coding sequence ATGAGTACGGTTTACACTCGTCCCCTTGCCCGTTTAATTGAACATCTCCAACGGTTGCCGGGTATTGGCCCCAAAACGGCTCAACGTCTAGCTCTGCATCTCTTAAAGCGACCGGAAGCAGAAATTCAGGCCCTTGCCCAAGCCCTTGTGGATGCCAAACAGCAAGTGGGGGTCTGCTCGGTTTGCTTCCATCTGTCCGCTGACCCCACCTGTGATATTTGTAGGGCACCCCAGCGGGATGATTCAACCCTCTGTGTTGTTGCCGATTCCCGAGATGTGATTGCCATTGAAAAAACCCGGGAATACCGTGGTAAGTACCATGTTCTTGGCGGATTGATCTCACCGATGGAAGGCATTACCCCCGATCACCTCCATCTCCATCCCCTGATTCAACGGGCTAGTCAACCCCAAATTACGGAAATTATTTTAGCGATCAATCCCAGTATTGAAGGGGAAACGACGACCCTCTACGTGGGTCAACTACTCAAACCCTTTGCTAAGGTGACTCGCATTGCCTTTGGTCTACCCGTGGGCGGTGATTTGGAGTATGCCGATGAAATTACCCTGGCGCGCGCCCTAGAGGGACGACGGGAACTGGATTGGCGTTAA
- a CDS encoding MBL fold metallo-hydrolase: MDLTWLDSNSWLWQIDGTRILVDPWLVGPLMFGQTPWFFKAQRPYDRPIPENIDLILLSQGLPDHTHPPTLSQCDRQIPVIGSVAAADIARSLGFSQVTALKPGENHTWNNINIQATLGSPVGPNRYENGYLLQGLTSKTTLYYEPHGYHDPQLQSPTTVDVVITPLVSITLPLLGAIIQGGVAALNLAQRLTPTYMIPTAGAGELEFSGWLTRLFQADGDLDQFQEQLQIAGLDTQVLQLNPWESRSLDPTPLRQP; this comes from the coding sequence ATGGACTTAACCTGGTTAGACAGTAACTCTTGGCTTTGGCAGATCGACGGTACCCGCATTTTGGTGGATCCCTGGTTAGTAGGCCCCCTAATGTTTGGTCAGACTCCCTGGTTTTTTAAGGCCCAACGCCCCTACGATCGTCCCATACCTGAAAATATCGATCTGATTTTGCTCTCCCAGGGATTACCAGACCACACCCACCCCCCCACCCTCAGTCAGTGCGATCGCCAAATTCCCGTTATTGGTTCCGTTGCTGCCGCCGATATTGCCCGATCCCTAGGATTTAGCCAAGTTACTGCCCTAAAGCCTGGCGAGAATCACACCTGGAACAATATCAACATCCAAGCCACCCTGGGTTCCCCCGTGGGCCCCAATCGCTACGAAAATGGCTACCTGCTCCAAGGATTAACCTCTAAAACAACCCTCTATTACGAACCCCATGGCTACCACGATCCCCAATTACAGTCCCCAACAACTGTAGATGTGGTGATTACCCCCCTCGTGAGTATTACCCTGCCCTTGCTAGGGGCCATTATTCAAGGAGGAGTCGCAGCCCTCAACCTGGCCCAACGTCTGACCCCCACCTATATGATCCCCACTGCCGGAGCCGGGGAACTAGAATTTTCGGGATGGCTCACCCGCCTCTTTCAAGCTGATGGCGATCTGGATCAATTTCAGGAACAGCTTCAAATCGCAGGCTTAGATACCCAGGTTCTACAGCTGAACCCTTGGGAGAGTCGATCCCTTGACCCCACGCCCCTGAGGCAACCCTAG
- a CDS encoding L-threonylcarbamoyladenylate synthase yields MANLLTLHPTTPQTRIVDQIRQALQAGAIMLYPTDTVYAIGCDLNHKGAVERVRQLKQLSNEKPLTFLCSSLSNIAQYAYVSDSAYRLMRRLIPGPYTFLLPATKLVPRLVQNPKRKTTGIRVPDHPLCQALLDALGNPIISTSARLPGDRDYYVGTAELFDQFEKRVDLIVDTGEPPGQKVSSILDLGIDPGVIIRRGAGWENLPFDQLEAYSDTDMD; encoded by the coding sequence ATGGCTAATTTACTGACCCTCCACCCCACGACTCCCCAAACTCGAATTGTTGACCAAATTCGTCAAGCGCTCCAGGCTGGGGCAATTATGCTTTATCCCACGGATACGGTCTATGCCATTGGCTGCGATCTCAACCATAAGGGAGCCGTTGAGCGAGTACGGCAATTGAAGCAACTCTCCAATGAAAAGCCCCTTACCTTTCTTTGCTCCTCCCTTTCAAATATTGCCCAGTATGCCTATGTCAGTGACTCCGCCTATCGATTAATGCGGCGGCTCATTCCCGGGCCCTATACGTTTTTATTGCCCGCCACTAAATTAGTGCCTCGATTAGTCCAAAATCCGAAGCGAAAAACCACGGGGATTCGTGTGCCCGATCATCCCCTTTGTCAGGCTCTCCTGGATGCCTTAGGGAATCCAATTATTTCCACATCGGCTCGACTCCCGGGCGATCGCGACTACTATGTGGGTACCGCAGAACTCTTTGATCAGTTTGAGAAACGGGTGGACTTAATTGTGGATACGGGCGAACCCCCTGGGCAAAAGGTCTCCAGTATTTTAGATTTGGGGATTGATCCGGGGGTAATTATTCGCCGAGGTGCGGGTTGGGAAAATCTGCCCTTTGATCAATTGGAAGCATACAGCGATACTGATATGGATTAG
- a CDS encoding phosphate-starvation-inducible PsiE family protein, translating to MNRRANRLATLVSEFMALFYSDEKFLRAIKQIEGIAIRALAVGMLLVVLFAIVDLGRFLTQELFIPPYGQFTTSIVKIFGLFLNVLVALEILENITAYLKTHVSSQIVELVIVTSLIAIARKIIILDINQDQIAQKLLGLAFAVLALSISYWMIRRMNLRQGRS from the coding sequence ATGAATCGCCGGGCGAATCGTTTAGCGACCCTTGTCAGTGAATTCATGGCCCTCTTTTATAGTGACGAAAAGTTTCTTCGGGCAATCAAACAAATTGAGGGGATCGCTATTCGCGCCCTAGCGGTGGGGATGCTGTTGGTTGTTTTATTTGCCATTGTAGATTTGGGGCGATTCCTTACCCAGGAACTCTTTATTCCCCCCTATGGCCAATTCACCACCAGTATTGTTAAGATTTTTGGCCTATTCCTTAATGTTCTCGTTGCCCTAGAAATCCTGGAAAATATTACCGCCTACCTAAAAACCCATGTGTCATCCCAGATTGTTGAACTGGTGATTGTCACATCCCTGATTGCGATCGCCCGCAAAATCATTATCCTCGATATCAATCAGGATCAAATCGCCCAAAAACTTCTAGGACTAGCCTTTGCAGTTTTGGCCCTATCTATTAGCTATTGGATGATTCGCCGGATGAACCTGCGCCAAGGACGCTCCTAG
- the pcrA gene encoding DNA helicase PcrA — MGLEIFTGLNDCQQQAVQHFCGPMLVVAGAGSGKTRTLTYRIAHLIQTHRVAPENILAVTFTNKAAREMKERIERVFAEQMAQEKKQRSFGDLSPLEQKRLRSQVYKTYTKPLWVGTFHSLCARILRLEIEKYQDPSGHRWQNNFTIFDESDVQSLIKEIVTVQLKLDDRKYPPRSMRYKISNAKNQGLSPRQVEEEQPGYQGRILAEVYRQYQAALAANNALDFDDLILVLVKLFQQNDQVLAYWHQKFHHILVDEYQDTNRTQYDLIRLLTTNGADCRDFDQWQGRSVFVVGDVDQSIYSFRCADFTILMNFQNDFGDGLPDDDTRTMIKLEENYRSVANILEAANSLIQLNTERIDKVLRPTRPAGLPISCHSANTEVEEADFVVQQIRGLGGQNLEANWGQFAILYRTNAQSRPFEESLVRANIPYIVVGGLKFYDRKEIKDTLAYLRLLINPRDSVSLRRVINTPRRGIGKTTLERLSDAASQLNCPLWDLLCDETSVQTLGGRSGRSILKFVQIIQDLQGQLNHYSAAEMTKALLEQSGYRRDLENKGTDEAIDRLQNLQELVNAAQQFDEEHEDSTLGSFLENAALASDLDNLEEGTSAVSLMTLHSSKGLEFPVVFLVGLEQGLFPNFRSIQDPLALEEERRLCYVGITRAQEKLYLCQAQTRRLYGNSEDTIPSQFLRELPPELVGGSSSKGSRPGRRSPAGAKNSSIKASANPNRAVGIPSDRKWHVGDRIRHPDFGAGEVTHVFKSGKALSLAIRFPGRGQKVIDPTLTALELLI; from the coding sequence ATGGGACTTGAAATTTTTACGGGCTTAAATGACTGCCAACAACAGGCCGTTCAACATTTTTGTGGGCCGATGTTGGTGGTAGCCGGGGCTGGCTCCGGTAAAACCCGCACCCTCACCTATCGCATTGCCCATCTGATTCAAACCCATCGGGTTGCCCCGGAAAATATTTTGGCGGTGACGTTCACCAATAAAGCGGCCCGGGAAATGAAGGAGCGGATTGAACGGGTCTTTGCGGAACAAATGGCCCAGGAAAAAAAGCAGCGTTCCTTTGGGGATCTTTCGCCCCTTGAGCAAAAGCGGCTGCGATCGCAGGTCTATAAAACCTATACGAAGCCGTTGTGGGTGGGCACCTTTCACAGTCTTTGCGCCCGTATACTCCGCCTTGAAATTGAGAAGTACCAAGACCCCAGCGGCCATCGTTGGCAAAATAATTTTACGATTTTTGATGAGTCCGATGTCCAAAGCCTGATTAAGGAAATCGTGACGGTGCAACTGAAACTGGACGATCGCAAGTACCCGCCCCGATCCATGCGCTACAAAATCAGTAATGCCAAAAACCAGGGGTTAAGTCCCCGGCAAGTGGAGGAAGAGCAACCGGGGTACCAGGGGCGAATTCTTGCCGAAGTGTACCGCCAGTACCAAGCTGCCCTAGCGGCCAATAATGCCCTGGATTTTGATGACTTGATTTTAGTGTTAGTCAAACTGTTTCAGCAAAATGATCAGGTTTTAGCCTACTGGCATCAAAAGTTTCATCATATTCTCGTGGATGAATACCAGGATACCAACCGCACCCAGTATGATCTGATTCGCCTCTTGACCACCAATGGAGCTGACTGTCGAGACTTTGATCAATGGCAGGGGCGATCGGTATTTGTGGTGGGGGATGTGGATCAATCGATTTATTCCTTCCGCTGTGCTGATTTTACAATTTTGATGAATTTCCAAAATGATTTTGGCGATGGGCTGCCCGATGACGATACCCGCACCATGATCAAGTTGGAGGAAAATTATCGCTCCGTTGCCAATATTTTGGAAGCGGCGAATTCATTGATTCAGTTAAACACCGAGCGAATTGATAAGGTGTTGCGGCCAACCCGTCCTGCGGGCCTACCCATTTCCTGCCACAGTGCCAATACGGAAGTGGAAGAAGCGGACTTTGTGGTGCAACAGATCCGCGGATTAGGGGGGCAAAATCTAGAAGCCAATTGGGGTCAGTTTGCTATCCTCTATCGCACCAATGCCCAATCCCGCCCCTTTGAAGAAAGTCTAGTGCGGGCAAATATTCCCTACATTGTGGTGGGGGGCCTGAAGTTTTACGATCGCAAGGAAATTAAGGATACCCTGGCTTATTTGCGGCTGTTAATCAATCCCAGGGATAGTGTGAGTCTACGCCGGGTAATCAATACGCCCCGTCGAGGAATTGGTAAAACTACCCTAGAGCGACTCAGTGATGCCGCCAGCCAACTCAACTGTCCCCTTTGGGATCTCCTCTGTGATGAAACCTCCGTCCAAACCCTAGGGGGGCGATCGGGGCGATCAATCTTGAAATTTGTGCAGATAATCCAAGACCTACAGGGACAACTGAACCATTACTCCGCCGCAGAAATGACCAAAGCCCTTTTGGAGCAAAGTGGCTACCGTCGGGATTTAGAAAATAAAGGTACCGATGAAGCCATTGATCGCCTGCAAAACCTCCAGGAATTGGTGAATGCCGCCCAACAATTTGACGAAGAGCACGAAGACAGTACCCTAGGCAGTTTTTTGGAGAATGCGGCCCTTGCCTCCGACCTAGACAACTTAGAAGAGGGAACCTCGGCGGTATCTTTAATGACGCTCCATTCCTCCAAGGGCCTAGAATTTCCGGTGGTGTTTCTAGTGGGGCTGGAGCAAGGTCTTTTTCCCAACTTTCGCTCTATTCAGGATCCCCTTGCCCTAGAGGAGGAACGCCGCCTTTGCTATGTGGGTATTACCCGTGCCCAGGAAAAACTCTACCTTTGCCAAGCCCAGACCCGTCGCCTCTATGGAAACAGTGAAGATACGATTCCTTCCCAGTTTTTAAGGGAACTGCCCCCAGAGTTGGTGGGTGGTTCTAGCTCCAAGGGTTCTCGCCCGGGCCGGCGATCGCCCGCTGGGGCCAAAAATAGCTCCATCAAGGCCAGTGCAAATCCAAATCGCGCCGTGGGTATCCCCTCAGATCGAAAATGGCACGTGGGCGATCGCATTCGCCATCCTGATTTTGGTGCGGGGGAAGTGACCCATGTCTTCAAAAGCGGTAAGGCCCTATCCCTAGCTATTCGTTTTCCCGGCCGGGGGCAAAAAGTGATTGATCCAACCCTAACGGCCCTTGAATTATTAATTTGA
- a CDS encoding phospholipase D-like domain-containing protein: MLTSPSTLAKFLRKHWRYLILFVIGLLIALVILSQFRSQPLLVGNLSPLPQHPLLHVHMNNSQAHTFTEPYRPYTRQGEDFEKIMIDEIKQAKAAVEVAVQEFRLPNLAHALVDRKKAGLNVRVVMENTYTKSWAKYSQAELDNLDPRMRERYHDWVNLMDTDGDGRASDREIAERDVITILEQGNVPWIDDTADGSKGSMLMHHKFVVIDGEKLIATTANFTLSDVHGDIGVPDTRGNANSLLVIDSRDLAKLFIEEFNIMWGDGPGGAPDSLFGVQKPFRPTQRVQVGDVTVDVKFSPASRSIAWADTTNGLIAHVLTQARKTIDMALFVFSDQEISKALEPKNDQGVKIRTLIDPGFIYRDFSEGLDMLGVALANTGQARQGKCYYEAGNNPWKNPIETVGTPELARGDKLHHKYGLVDNQTVIVGSHNWSAAANRGNDEFLLVIYQPTVAAHYEREFERLYANSRLGVPDSLRQRIAKQLQDCGGEIATREESQTTARTSTPSPSPSPAAASGGVINLNSASLEELTSLPGIGPKIAGEIIKSREQKPFASIDDVKAVPGIGPRIMERIQDRVTW, from the coding sequence ATGTTGACTTCCCCCAGCACCCTAGCTAAATTTCTGCGGAAGCATTGGCGTTACCTGATTCTATTTGTGATTGGGTTGCTGATTGCCCTCGTCATTCTCAGCCAATTTCGATCGCAACCCCTGCTGGTGGGCAATCTCTCGCCCCTGCCCCAGCATCCCCTGCTTCATGTCCACATGAACAATAGCCAGGCCCATACCTTCACCGAACCCTATCGCCCCTACACCCGCCAAGGTGAAGACTTTGAAAAAATTATGATCGATGAGATCAAGCAAGCCAAAGCCGCCGTAGAGGTAGCAGTGCAGGAATTTCGCCTGCCAAATTTGGCCCATGCCCTGGTGGATCGGAAAAAAGCAGGGCTAAATGTGCGGGTGGTAATGGAAAACACCTACACCAAAAGTTGGGCTAAATATTCCCAGGCAGAGCTAGATAACCTGGATCCACGGATGCGGGAACGCTACCATGACTGGGTTAACTTAATGGACACCGATGGGGATGGCCGGGCCAGCGATCGCGAGATTGCCGAGCGGGATGTGATCACAATTTTAGAGCAGGGAAACGTACCCTGGATTGATGACACCGCCGATGGCTCCAAGGGCAGTATGCTCATGCACCATAAGTTCGTCGTCATTGATGGCGAGAAGTTGATTGCCACCACCGCCAACTTTACCCTTAGTGATGTCCATGGGGATATTGGCGTACCGGATACGCGGGGGAATGCCAACTCCCTTTTAGTGATAGATAGCCGTGACTTGGCAAAATTATTTATTGAAGAATTCAATATTATGTGGGGGGATGGCCCCGGCGGCGCGCCGGATAGTCTTTTTGGCGTACAGAAACCCTTTCGCCCCACCCAACGGGTTCAAGTCGGGGATGTCACCGTCGATGTCAAATTTTCCCCTGCCTCCCGCAGCATTGCCTGGGCAGATACCACCAATGGCTTGATTGCCCATGTCCTCACCCAAGCCCGTAAAACCATTGATATGGCCTTGTTTGTTTTTTCGGATCAGGAGATTTCCAAGGCCTTGGAGCCGAAAAATGATCAGGGGGTAAAGATTCGCACCCTCATTGACCCCGGCTTTATCTATCGAGATTTTAGTGAAGGCCTCGATATGCTGGGGGTTGCCCTGGCCAATACGGGCCAAGCACGGCAAGGAAAATGTTACTACGAAGCGGGGAACAACCCCTGGAAAAATCCCATTGAAACCGTGGGCACCCCCGAACTCGCCCGGGGCGATAAACTCCACCACAAATATGGCTTAGTGGATAACCAAACCGTTATTGTTGGCTCCCATAATTGGTCAGCGGCAGCCAATCGCGGTAATGATGAATTTTTACTGGTAATCTATCAACCAACGGTTGCGGCCCACTACGAACGAGAATTTGAGCGACTCTATGCCAATAGTCGTTTAGGTGTTCCCGATAGCTTGCGCCAGCGGATTGCCAAACAGTTGCAGGATTGTGGTGGTGAAATTGCCACCCGCGAAGAGAGCCAAACCACCGCTCGCACCAGTACCCCTTCCCCTTCTCCCAGTCCAGCGGCCGCCAGTGGGGGGGTGATTAACCTCAATAGTGCGTCCCTAGAAGAATTAACTTCTTTACCGGGAATCGGCCCCAAAATTGCCGGAGAGATTATCAAATCCCGGGAGCAGAAGCCCTTTGCCTCCATAGACGATGTGAAGGCGGTTCCAGGCATTG